Below is a genomic region from Candidatus Methylomirabilota bacterium.
GCGAACTCCGGATAGAGCGTCATGCCGCCGTCCACGAAGAGCGTGTGCCCGTGCACGTAGTCGGAGTCGTCGGAGGCGAGCCAGACGGCGGCCTTCCCGATGTCCGCGGGAGACCCGATGCGTCCGTACGGGATCAGCTTCAGGAGCTTGTCCAGGGCCGCCGGTGTCTCCCAGGCCGCGCGGTTGATCGGGGTCTGGATGGCTCCGGGGGCGATGGCGTTCACCCGGATCCGGTGCGGGGCCAGCTCCTGCGCCAGCGACTGCATGAGCAGCTTCGCCCCTCCCTTCGACGCCGCGTAGTTGACATGGCCCGCCCAGGGGATGACCTCGTGCACCGAGGAGATGCAGATGATCTTCCCGGTGGCGGAGGAGACAGCGGGCCGGGGTCCCCGGCGGATCATCTCGCGGGCGGCCTCCCGCGCGCAGAGGAACATGCCGGTCAGGTTCACGCCGAGGACGCGGTCCCACTGCTCCAGCGTCATCTCGACGACCGGGGCATCGCGCTGGACGCCGGCGTTGTTCACCAGGATGTCGATCGTCTCCCAGGCCCCGATCATCTCGCGGAACATCGCCTGGACCTCGTCCTCCCGGGAGACGTCGGCGCGGATCGCCATGGCCGGCGCCCCGCCGGCCTTGAGGCCCGCCACGATCTTCTCGGCGGCCTCGGGGTTGGCCGCGTAGTTGACGACGACGGCGGCCCCCGCCGCCGCCAGCGCCCGGGCGATGCCCTCGCCGATCCCGGAGCTGGCGCCGGTGACGAGTGCCTTCTGTCCTCTCAATGGCTGGTGGGCCATGAAGCCCCTCCCCTGCGGAGCTCCGATCACCAGAAGTCTACGCTTCCTTTGTCTGTTGTCAGCGCGCGGGACGTCGTGTACCTTAGCCGCCTCGCACAAACGAGAGGCGATCGGCCTGGCATTCTCAAGGGGGCGGCCGTGATCAACGGACGATCCGTTTCGGCGCTCAGCCCCGTGACCTCACAGCGTTCGTCTTCCCCTCGCGGCGCACCCGGTAGGCCCCAGTGGGCGTGAGCGGAGAGCCCAAGAC
It encodes:
- a CDS encoding glucose 1-dehydrogenase: MAHQPLRGQKALVTGASSGIGEGIARALAAAGAAVVVNYAANPEAAEKIVAGLKAGGAPAMAIRADVSREDEVQAMFREMIGAWETIDILVNNAGVQRDAPVVEMTLEQWDRVLGVNLTGMFLCAREAAREMIRRGPRPAVSSATGKIICISSVHEVIPWAGHVNYAASKGGAKLLMQSLAQELAPHRIRVNAIAPGAIQTPINRAAWETPAALDKLLKLIPYGRIGSPADIGKAAVWLASDDSDYVHGHTLFVDGGMTLYPEFA